One genomic window of Metopolophium dirhodum isolate CAU chromosome 4, ASM1992520v1, whole genome shotgun sequence includes the following:
- the LOC132943380 gene encoding ankyrin repeat and SAM domain-containing protein 3-like isoform X1 codes for MDLHTACTLNHPKVIDMLTLSNNLNMANNKGWTCLMYACYYGNKNLVDRIVDLDPTTLFSANNDKQTPLMIATMSGNVSIVKKTFHVDILEMPDKLGRSAMFYAVLYNQEEILEYFIEKQANCNVIDNFGKTMTMTAISKGFRRVMKLLYEYGNRPEKNVLNTTWSEKLENARNNPQSDERLDYHVEKLLKQLSLEKYWPVFDERNIRYNDFLKLSEQDLKDIGIHLFGPRRKLIMTIDKLNELRTSQEHSRG; via the exons ATGGACCTGCATACGGCGTGTACACTGAATCACCCGAAGGTGATTGATATGCTGACGCTAAG CAACAATTTAAATATGGCCAATAACAAAGGATGGACTTGCCTGATGTATGCTTGCTATTATGGAAACAAAAATCTTGTTGATCGCATAGTAGATTTAGATCCAACAACTTTGTTCTCGGCCAACAACGATAAACAAACACCTTTAATGATCGCCACCATGTCCGGTAACGTATCGATAGTGAAGAAAACATTTCAC GTTGACATTTTGGAGATGCCTGATAAACTAGGCAGATCTGCAATGTTTTATGCGGTATTATACAATCAAGAAGAAATATTGgagtattttattgaaaaacaagcCAATTGTAACGTAAT TGATAACTTCGGTAAGACTATGACTATGACAGCTATCTCGAAAGGATTCCGGAGAGTAATGAAACTGTTGTACGAGTATGGAAATAGACCCGAAAAGAACGTGTTGAATACTACATGGtcagaaaaattggaaaatgccAGAAACAATCCTCAAAGCGACGAACGTTTAG attatcacgtggaaaaactattaaaacagtTGTCACTGGAAAAATATTGGCCGGTGTTCGACGAACGAAACATCCGGTATAATGATTTCTTGAAGTTATCTGAGCAAGACTTGAAAGATATCGGTATACa tttatttggTCCAAggagaaaattaataatgactattgacaaattaaatgaattaagAACATCACAAGAACACTCGAGGGGTTGA
- the LOC132943380 gene encoding ankyrin repeat and SAM domain-containing protein 3-like isoform X2: MDLHTACTLNHPKVIDMLTLSNNLNMANNKGWTCLMYACYYGNKNLVDRIVDLDPTTLFSANNDKQTPLMIATMSGNVSIVKKTFHVDILEMPDKLGRSAMFYAVLYNQEEILEYFIEKQANCNVIDNFGKTMTMTAISKGFRRVMKLLYEYGNRPEKNVLNTTWSEKLENARNNPQSDERLDYHVEKLLKQLSLEKYWPVFDERNIRYNDFLKLSEQDLKDIVYLVQGEN; the protein is encoded by the exons ATGGACCTGCATACGGCGTGTACACTGAATCACCCGAAGGTGATTGATATGCTGACGCTAAG CAACAATTTAAATATGGCCAATAACAAAGGATGGACTTGCCTGATGTATGCTTGCTATTATGGAAACAAAAATCTTGTTGATCGCATAGTAGATTTAGATCCAACAACTTTGTTCTCGGCCAACAACGATAAACAAACACCTTTAATGATCGCCACCATGTCCGGTAACGTATCGATAGTGAAGAAAACATTTCAC GTTGACATTTTGGAGATGCCTGATAAACTAGGCAGATCTGCAATGTTTTATGCGGTATTATACAATCAAGAAGAAATATTGgagtattttattgaaaaacaagcCAATTGTAACGTAAT TGATAACTTCGGTAAGACTATGACTATGACAGCTATCTCGAAAGGATTCCGGAGAGTAATGAAACTGTTGTACGAGTATGGAAATAGACCCGAAAAGAACGTGTTGAATACTACATGGtcagaaaaattggaaaatgccAGAAACAATCCTCAAAGCGACGAACGTTTAG attatcacgtggaaaaactattaaaacagtTGTCACTGGAAAAATATTGGCCGGTGTTCGACGAACGAAACATCCGGTATAATGATTTCTTGAAGTTATCTGAGCAAGACTTGAAAGATATCG tttatttggTCCAAggagaaaattaa